A stretch of the Fusarium musae strain F31 chromosome 2, whole genome shotgun sequence genome encodes the following:
- a CDS encoding hypothetical protein (EggNog:ENOG41~CAZy:GH16): MDIQSLGRGRSHGAACFYSLSPDMEQMQSSSEHDDALGMSIDIDFSKGEVNSFAASGSPKYDSEGVSFTVARANDAPQLASLFYIMFGRVEITMKAAPGAGIVSSLVLQSDVLDEIDIEWLGSDNDEIQSNYFGKGQTTSYNRGEFHDVTNTQGEWITYTIDWTKDRIVWMAGGTVVRTLNAGDAEDNQYPQTPMQVKFGAWAGGDPNTNSAGTVKWARGPTDYSKGPFTMKVKSVVVTDYSTGDEYKYKGTSGSWQSIESVGGEINGNENGDAMTVTATAQGTVATADGNVPVGGIAEDGSPATATQTGWPWTGSRPSGGAIPEGWRLNAKGKIIPAENSAVVLQPLHNVIAVVPFLAGIMAFAGRFF; this comes from the exons ATGGATATCCAGAGTCTCGGCCGCGGCCGCAGCCACGGTGCTGCTTGCTTCTACAGTCTCAGCCCAGACATGGAGCAAATGCAATCCTCTTCAGAACA CGATGATGCTCTCGGCATGagcatcgacatcgactTCTCCAAAGGCGAGGTAAACTCCTTCGCAGCCTCTGGATCGCCTAAATACGACAGCGAGGGCGTCTCTTTCACCGTCGCCCGCGCCAATGACGCGCCGCAGCTGGCATCCCTCTTCTACATCATGTTCGGCCGTGTCGAGATCACGATGAAGGCTGCTCCCGGAGCTGGTATCGTATCGTCGCTCGTTCTCCAGTCCGACGTGCTCGACGAGATCGACATTGAATGGCTCGGCTCCGATAATGACGAGATCCAGTCAAACTACTTTGGAAAGGGCCAGACAACCTCGTACAACCGCGGCGAGTTTCACGACGTGACAAATACGCAGGGCGAGTGGATTACATACACCATCGACTGGACCAAGGACCGCATCGTCTGGATGGCTGGCGGCACTGTCGTTCGGACCCTCAACGCCGGCGACGCCGAGGATAACCAGTACCCTCAAACTCCGATGCAAGTCAAGTTTGGCGCCTGGGCTGGTGGTGACCCCAACACAAACTCTGCAGGCACCGTCAAGTGGGCCCGTGGACCAACAGACTACTCCAAAGGTCCCTTCACCATGAAGGTCAAGAGTGTCGTTGTCACGGACTACTCAACCGGTGACGAGTACAAATACAAGGGCACATCTGGCTCCTGGCAGTCAATCGAATCCGTCGGCGGTGAGATCAACGGCAACGAAAATGGCGACGCCATGACCGTCACTGCTACCGCCCAAGGAACTGTCGCTACAGCAGATGGAAACGTCCCCGTCGGAGGTATCGCCGAGGACGGAAGTCCCGCTACGGCTACACAGACCGGATGGCCCTGGACCGGCTCCCGACCTTCTGGCGGAGCGATCCCCGAAGGCTGGAGGCTCAACGCCAAAGGGAAAATCATTCCCGCCGAGAACAGCGCCGTCGTTCTTCAGCCTTTACATAACGTTATTGCCGTTGTACCCTTCTTGGCCGGCATCATGGCATTTGCTGGTCGTTTCTTTTAG
- a CDS encoding hypothetical protein (BUSCO:EOG09260MRU), with protein MSYSSDDDRPLARANGHKLSSSKISRAEDEALDQPVSKQAAKMAGLSVRNGPLEDAMDIDEPATNGASKRKSRTSINKVNYKDDESSDDAAPLVRIHDTGKPFLWGQAKRQKKQANRVPESDSDDEPIAKARGKKLPPSYDETALPESSGDDDEPLSVKLAQKKRGMEKEAEKQAKAIRAKERAKKPVAKNAVKDESDDDVPLAKSSASKRRSNGTAAKRKSNGVKKEESDSDAPISKKAKAKPASSAKKAVKAESKKASESEDEEEYAWWNAPKKENDDIKWTTLEHNGVLFPPDYEPLPKHVKMLYDGQPVTLAPEVEEVATFWVAMMTPASSHHLENPVFRKNFFEDFKEYCDKYGVKDAQGKKVAVKSLEKCNFDKIYAYWSEKVEQNKSKNMTKEEREAAKAKKDALEAPFTHCLWDGRKQKVGNFRVEPPSLFRGRGEHPKTGKVKQRVQPEQITINIGKGAKVPEPPKGHKWKAVQHDQKATWLAMWQENINQNYKYVMLGADSDIKGQSDFKKFEKARELKKHIDRIRKDYTKELKSEIMADRQRATAMYLIDKMALRAGNEKDTENEADTVGCCSLKYEHITLEPPNKVTFDFLGKDSIPYRETAIVEPQVFKNLKLFKKAPKTTGDDLFDRLNTAQLNRHLTGYMKGLTAKVFRTYNASWTMSELLRKLASDPRSRGTVAEKVKLYNDCNREVAVLCNHKRTVGAGHEQQMAKLGDRIKGLRYQQWRTKMMILDIESGYKKKKGAAWFERDEELNDEWVKEHQQFLLEEQRTKITKKFEKDNEKRKADKEKPLPEKELKERLQAVKEMEAKFKKENKTKKVEAEGRGVTVDKLLKAVDKFDERIKTLELQAQDRDGNKEVALGTSKINYIDPRLTVVFSKKFDVPIEKFFSKTLRDKFRWAIKSVEDEDDWTF; from the exons ATGAGTTACAGCTCTGACGACGATCGCCCTCTTGCGAGGGCCAACGGCCATAAAC TCTCCTCGTCCAAGATTTCTCGCGCCGAAGATGAAGCTCTGGATCAGCCAGTATCCAAGCAGGCTGCTAAGATGGCTGGTCTGTCCGTTCGCAACGGTCCTCTTGAAGACGCAATGGACATCGATGAACCAGCTACCAACGGAGCTAGCAAACGTAAATCGCGTACCTCTATCAACAAGGTCAACTACAAGGACGATGAGTCaagtgatgatgctgctcCTCTGGTTCGTATTCATGACACAGGAAAACCCTTCCTGTGGGGCCAG GCCAAGCGGCAAAAGAAGCAAGCCAACAGAGTTCCTGAATCCGACTCCGACGATGAACCCATTGCAAAAGCCCGAGGAAAGAAACTTCCCCCTTCCTACGACGAGACTGCCTTGCCCGAGTCCTCGGGCGATGACGACGAGCCCCTTAGTGTGAAGCTCGCGCAAAAGAAGCGCGGCATGGAGAAGGAAGCTGAGaaacaagccaaagccaTACGAGCCAAAGAAAGAGCCAAGAAGCCTGTGGCAAAGAACGCTGTCAAGGATGAGTCCGACGACGATGTCCCACTTGCAAAATCCTCAGCAAGTAAGCGTCGATCTAACGGAACTGCCGCGAAGCGGAAGTCGAATGGTGTCAAGAAAGAGGAGTCAGATTCGGATGCGCCCATCTCcaaaaaggccaaggctAAGCCAGCCTCATCTGCTAAGAAAGCCGTCAAGGCAGAGTCCAAAAAGGCTAGCGAGAgtgaggacgaagaagagtaTGCTTGGTGGAACGCACCAAAGAAGGAAAATGATGATATCAAGTGGACAACTCTTGAGCACAATGGCGTTCTTTTCCCGCCCGATTACGAGCCTTTGCCCAAGCACGTCAAGATGCTCTACGATGGACAACCAGTTACTCTTGCTCCCGAGGTTGAAGAGGTCGCCACCTTTTGGGTTGCCATGATGACTCCTGCATCCTCTCATCACCTAGAGAACCCTGTTTTCCGCAAAAACTTCTTTGAAGATTTTAAAGAATATTGCGACAAGTACGGTGTTAAAGATGCACAGGGAAAGAAGGTCGCCGTCAAATCGCTCGAAAAATGCAACTTCGATAAGATTTACGCATATTGGAGCGAGAAGGTGGAACAGAACAAATCTAAAAACATGACcaaggaagagagggaggctgcgaaggcgaagaaggatGCCCTCGAAGCCCCCTTCACTCACTGTTTATGGGATGGTAGAAAGCAGAAGGTTGGCAACTTCAGAGTCGAGCCTCCCAGCTTGTTCCGTGGACGTGGTGAACATCCCAAAACCGGTAAAGTCAAGCAACGTGTCCAACCCGAGcaaatcaccatcaacatcggCAAGGGTGCCAAGGTCCCCGAACCTCCCAAGGGACACAAGTGGAAGGCTGTGCAGCATGACCAAAAGGCAACCTGGTTAGCCATGTGGCAGGAGAATATCAACCAAAACTACAAGTACGTCATGCTTGGAGCTGATAGCGATATCAAAGGTCAGAGTGACTTCAAGAAGTTTGAGAAGGCACGGGAACTCAAAAAGCACATCGACCGGATTCGCAAGGACTACACCAAGGAGCTTAAGAGTGAAATAATGGCAGATCGTCAACGAGCCACCGCCATGTATCTGATTGACAAAATGGCACTTCGAGCCGGTAACGAGAAAGACACAGAAAACGAGGCCGACACTGTGGGTTGCTGCTCTCTCAAGTATGAGCATATCACACTTGAGCCTCCTAACAAGGTTACATTCGATTTCCTCGGAAAGGACAGTATTCCATACAGAGAGACTGCCATTGTTGAGCCTCAGGTCTTCAAGAACCTGAAGCTTTTCAAGAAGGCGCCCAAGACTACAGGAGATGATCTCTTCGATCGCCTCAAC ACGGCTCAGCTGAATAGGCATTTGACCGGCTACATGAAGGGTCTGACCGCCAAGGTTTTTCGTACTTACAACGCTTCCTGGACAATGTCAGAACTGCTCAGGAAGCTAGCTTCGGATCCTCGCTCTCGCGGCACAGTTGCTGAAAAAGTAAAACTGTACAATGACTGTAATCGTGAGGTTGCCGTTCTGTGCAACCATAAGCGAACCGTTGGCGCTGGGCACGAGCAGCAAATGGCCAAGCTTGGTGACAGG ATTAAAGGCCTTCGCTACCAGCAATGGCGAACAAAAATGATGATTCTCGATATCGAATCTGGttacaagaagaagaagggtgccGCCTGGTTCGAGAGGGATGAAGAATTAAATGACGAGTGGGTCAAGGAGCACCAGCAATTCTTACTTGAGGAGCAGCGTACAAAGATCACCAAGAAATTTGAGAAGGACAACGAAAAGCGCAAGGCAGACAAAGAGAAGCCTCTTCCCGAGAAGGAGTTGAAAGAACGTCTtcaggctgtcaaggagatggaagccaagttcaaaaaggagaacaagaccaagaaggtAGAGGCTGAAGGCAGAGGCGTTACTGTCGACAAGCTTCTGAAGGCTGTGGACAAGTTTGATGAACGCATCAAGACACTGGAGCTTCAGGCCCAGGATCGTGATGGCAACAAGGAGGTGGCCCTCGGCACCTCCAAGATC AACTACATTGATCCTCGCCTCACAGTagtcttctccaagaagttCGACGTTCCTATCGAAAAATTCTTTTCCAAGACTCTTCGTGACAAGTTCCGATGGGCCATCAAGtctgttgaggatgaggatgactggACCTTCTAA